The following proteins are co-located in the Trichormus variabilis 0441 genome:
- a CDS encoding DivIVA domain-containing protein codes for MLQPQLSNGESNYNGNYSPSPEYGNGSPPGDTPGTGNVDIQQELDRLEEIILSSFRVPLTGRTLIDEEKLLEQLDFIRVSLPSVFQDAAATLEQKQEILLEAEEYGQQLVDAAQAKRAQILAESDIIRQAKQEADQLRRQVQQECEEMMQETLAEIDRKRRACQQELEEMRQTAIAQAQEIENGADEYADHVLEGIEQDLKDMLRVITNGRQQLRSDSQAQRNSHSQKKK; via the coding sequence ATGCTACAACCACAATTATCCAACGGCGAATCCAACTACAACGGAAATTACTCCCCCTCACCAGAATATGGCAACGGCAGCCCCCCAGGAGATACTCCAGGAACAGGAAATGTAGATATTCAGCAAGAACTCGATCGCCTAGAAGAAATTATCTTATCTAGCTTCCGCGTCCCCTTAACGGGAAGGACGCTGATAGATGAAGAAAAATTATTAGAACAGCTAGATTTTATTAGAGTTTCTTTACCGTCGGTGTTTCAGGATGCAGCCGCAACCTTGGAACAAAAGCAAGAAATCTTGTTGGAGGCGGAAGAATATGGACAGCAATTGGTTGATGCAGCTCAAGCTAAAAGGGCGCAAATCTTAGCTGAAAGCGATATTATCAGACAGGCGAAACAAGAAGCTGACCAACTGCGCCGACAGGTTCAGCAAGAGTGTGAGGAAATGATGCAGGAAACCCTTGCAGAAATTGACCGCAAGCGGCGCGCTTGTCAACAGGAATTAGAAGAAATGCGACAAACAGCGATCGCTCAAGCTCAAGAAATCGAAAATGGTGCTGATGAATATGCTGATCATGTTCTGGAAGGGATCGAACAAGACCTAAAAGATATGTTACGAGTTATTACAAATGGCAGGCAACAACTAAGAAGTGATAGTCAAGCACAGCGTAATTCTCACTCTCAGAAAAAGAAGTAA
- a CDS encoding ABC transporter ATP-binding protein, whose translation MTKSRRITKLAAYLRPHWREAALGILALLSVNGLGVYIPWLIRACVDLLSTNFSWNQILRYVVVIILLSSAMLLIRMASRIWLFGVGRQVEFDLKQRIFEHLLKLEPAYFATNTIGDLISRATSDVDNVRRLLGFAVLSLANTLFAYVLTLPVMLRISVDLTLAALAIYPLMFVLVNLFSNRLRQEQAKVQEQLSDISELIQEDISGIALIKIYAQEENERRAFAQQNQKLLSANLELAKSRNILFPLIGGLASLSSLVVIWLGTSRIAEGTLAVGDFLALLIYIERLVFPTALLGFTISAYQRGEVSVDRLEAILSVEAKIQDADAAIHLELAEVKGELTAKNLSYAYPGVENPALDKVSFTIAPGETVAIVGAIGSGKSTLANALPRLLEVAPGQLFLDGQDITQIALADLRSAIAYVPQDSFLFSTTIKNNIRYSDPVSPPENVEYVAKLAQIHPEIINFPQQYETIVGERGITLSGGQRQRTALARAMLVNAPVLILDDALSSVDNQTATQILNNLSSGTERKTVVFITHQLSAAAAADRIFVMDKGQIVQVGNHLELLQQAGLYRKLWSQHQVAELLS comes from the coding sequence ATGACAAAATCTCGACGAATTACTAAACTTGCTGCTTATCTGCGTCCCCATTGGCGGGAAGCAGCATTGGGCATCCTGGCTTTGTTGTCTGTCAATGGGCTGGGTGTTTATATCCCTTGGTTGATTAGGGCTTGTGTTGACCTACTTTCTACCAACTTTAGCTGGAACCAAATATTACGTTACGTAGTAGTTATTATCTTGCTTAGTTCCGCTATGTTGCTCATCCGCATGGCTTCGCGGATTTGGTTATTTGGAGTGGGTAGGCAAGTAGAATTTGACCTTAAACAACGGATTTTTGAGCATTTACTCAAGCTAGAACCAGCTTATTTTGCCACCAATACAATTGGTGATCTAATTAGCAGAGCCACCAGTGATGTAGATAATGTCAGGCGCTTATTAGGTTTTGCGGTCTTAAGTTTGGCCAACACCCTATTTGCTTACGTTCTCACCTTACCCGTCATGCTGAGAATTAGTGTCGATTTGACACTCGCAGCTTTGGCAATTTATCCCTTAATGTTTGTTTTAGTCAACTTATTTAGCAATCGTTTACGTCAGGAACAGGCAAAAGTACAAGAACAACTCTCTGACATTAGTGAGTTGATTCAAGAAGATATTAGTGGCATTGCTTTAATTAAAATTTACGCTCAAGAAGAAAATGAGCGTCGCGCTTTTGCCCAACAAAATCAAAAGTTATTAAGTGCTAACTTGGAACTAGCCAAAAGCCGCAATATTCTGTTTCCTTTAATTGGTGGTTTAGCCAGTCTGAGTTCACTGGTAGTTATTTGGTTGGGAACGTCAAGAATTGCCGAGGGAACCTTAGCTGTTGGCGATTTTTTGGCGCTTCTCATATACATAGAACGTCTAGTCTTTCCCACAGCGCTATTAGGCTTCACGATTTCTGCTTACCAACGGGGTGAGGTGAGTGTAGATCGTTTGGAAGCTATCCTCAGTGTAGAAGCTAAAATTCAAGATGCTGATGCAGCCATACATTTAGAATTAGCTGAGGTAAAAGGGGAATTAACTGCCAAAAATCTCAGTTACGCTTATCCGGGTGTTGAAAATCCGGCTTTGGACAAAGTTAGCTTTACTATTGCTCCTGGGGAAACCGTAGCGATTGTCGGAGCAATCGGTTCTGGTAAATCTACGTTAGCTAATGCCTTGCCCAGATTATTGGAAGTTGCGCCAGGACAATTGTTTTTAGATGGGCAGGATATTACTCAGATAGCTTTGGCCGATTTACGTAGTGCGATCGCCTATGTTCCTCAAGATAGCTTTTTATTTAGTACTACAATTAAAAATAATATCCGCTACAGCGATCCTGTCAGTCCTCCAGAAAATGTAGAGTACGTTGCTAAACTAGCTCAAATCCATCCCGAAATTATTAATTTTCCCCAACAGTATGAAACCATCGTCGGAGAACGCGGTATTACCCTTTCTGGCGGTCAAAGGCAACGTACTGCACTAGCTAGAGCAATGTTAGTTAATGCTCCAGTCTTAATTTTAGATGATGCCCTCTCTAGTGTGGATAATCAAACAGCTACACAAATTCTCAATAATCTATCCAGTGGTACTGAACGTAAGACTGTAGTTTTCATCACTCATCAACTTTCGGCGGCGGCGGCGGCAGACCGGATATTTGTCATGGATAAAGGTCAAATTGTACAGGTGGGTAATCACTTGGAACTGTTACAGCAAGCAGGTCTGTACCGGAAACTTTGGAGCCAGCATCAAGTGGCAGAACTACTAAGTTAG
- the galE gene encoding UDP-glucose 4-epimerase GalE produces MSPGKPSILVTGGAGYIGSHTVLALKQAGYDVVILDNLVYGHRDLVEKVLQVELVVGDTGDRSLLDELFKSRHFDAVMHFSAYAYVGESVSDPAKYYRNNVLGTLTLLEAMLAASINKFVFSSTCATYGVPKSVPIPEDHPQDPINPYGATKLMVERILADFDVAYGLKSVRFRYFNAAGANPDGLLGEDHNPETHLIPLVLLTALGKRKSISIFGTDYPTPDGTCIRDYIHVNDLADAHVLGLEYLLKGGDSEVFNLGNGQGFSVREVIAAGEQVTGLPIAVEECDRRPGDPPSLIGSGEKARKILGWQPNYPSIKDIVAHAWQWHQKRHQ; encoded by the coding sequence ATGTCGCCTGGAAAGCCCAGCATCTTGGTAACGGGGGGAGCAGGATATATTGGTTCGCACACTGTCCTGGCTCTCAAGCAAGCAGGTTACGACGTGGTAATACTAGATAATTTGGTCTATGGACATCGTGATTTAGTAGAAAAAGTTTTACAAGTAGAATTGGTGGTGGGTGATACAGGCGATCGCTCTTTGTTAGATGAGTTATTTAAATCCCGTCATTTTGATGCAGTGATGCACTTTTCCGCTTACGCTTATGTAGGCGAATCTGTTAGTGATCCTGCCAAGTACTATCGCAATAATGTTTTAGGCACATTAACCTTATTAGAAGCGATGCTGGCTGCTTCAATTAATAAGTTTGTCTTTTCTTCCACTTGTGCCACTTATGGAGTGCCAAAAAGTGTTCCCATTCCCGAAGATCATCCCCAAGACCCCATCAATCCTTATGGTGCGACTAAGTTAATGGTGGAAAGGATTTTGGCGGATTTCGATGTAGCTTATGGTTTGAAATCAGTCCGTTTCCGTTACTTTAATGCTGCTGGTGCTAATCCTGATGGATTGCTAGGTGAGGATCACAACCCCGAAACTCATTTAATCCCTCTAGTACTACTAACAGCTTTAGGTAAACGTAAATCCATCTCTATTTTCGGCACTGATTATCCCACACCCGATGGCACTTGTATTCGGGATTATATCCACGTTAACGACTTAGCCGATGCCCACGTTTTGGGATTGGAATATTTGTTAAAAGGTGGAGATAGCGAAGTTTTTAACTTGGGTAATGGCCAAGGTTTCTCTGTCAGAGAAGTAATTGCAGCTGGTGAACAAGTCACAGGATTACCCATAGCCGTTGAAGAATGCGATCGCCGTCCCGGAGATCCCCCCAGTCTGATTGGTAGTGGTGAGAAAGCCAGAAAAATCCTTGGCTGGCAACCAAATTACCCATCAATCAAAGATATTGTTGCCCATGCTTGGCAATGGCATCAGAAGCGGCATCAATAA
- a CDS encoding sulfite exporter TauE/SafE family protein: MLDLSLITILGFLGSFGHCFGMCGPLTVAFSLSHQHTTPEKDSQKKISPTKTNPTWQQQLKFHFLLNLGRMLSYALVGAGLGGVGSVLLQGGQLAGLGSDFRRVMAIITGVMLIWFGLGQLAPNLLPHIPILHPLLKGNLHNRLSAGMVKLSLQPRWWTPTLLGMTWGLMPCGFLYAAQIKAAETGSLWMGGATMAAFGLGTLPTMLGVGVSTSLVSQDRRSQLFRLGGWITLTIGTITLLRTGDIMVDYTGHAALLCLVLALIARPISKLWASLLHYRRALGVGAFVLSVVHTTHMIQHSLDWNFAAFFFLPPQFQIGMAAGAVALILMTPAAFTSWESWQKSLGKYWRQIHLLSVPALLLSAIHAVLIGSHYLGSLQSTWGNIIATVLLGIITLSVLLVRSHFFWSKLAVKQFYVPPTKSR; the protein is encoded by the coding sequence ATGCTAGATTTATCACTCATCACTATCCTGGGGTTCTTGGGCAGTTTTGGGCATTGTTTTGGGATGTGTGGGCCGTTAACAGTAGCGTTTTCTCTATCTCATCAACACACCACTCCTGAAAAGGATTCTCAGAAAAAGATATCACCCACAAAAACTAATCCGACTTGGCAACAGCAATTAAAGTTTCATTTCCTGCTCAACTTGGGGCGGATGTTGAGTTATGCCCTTGTAGGTGCTGGACTTGGGGGAGTCGGTTCTGTATTATTGCAAGGCGGACAGTTAGCGGGTTTAGGTAGCGACTTTCGCCGAGTCATGGCAATTATTACTGGTGTAATGTTGATTTGGTTCGGCTTAGGGCAATTAGCACCAAATTTACTACCCCACATTCCCATATTGCATCCCCTGTTAAAAGGCAACTTACACAACCGCCTGAGTGCGGGAATGGTCAAACTTTCTTTGCAACCGCGCTGGTGGACACCCACACTTTTAGGCATGACTTGGGGTTTGATGCCCTGTGGCTTTTTGTACGCTGCTCAGATTAAGGCGGCGGAAACTGGTAGTCTATGGATGGGTGGAGCGACTATGGCGGCTTTTGGCTTGGGAACACTCCCCACCATGTTAGGCGTAGGCGTGTCTACTTCCTTGGTGAGTCAAGATAGGCGCAGTCAGTTATTTCGTTTGGGTGGTTGGATTACCCTGACTATTGGGACAATTACTTTGCTGCGGACTGGCGACATAATGGTAGATTATACCGGACACGCAGCCTTACTGTGCTTGGTTCTAGCTTTGATTGCTCGCCCCATTAGCAAACTCTGGGCATCACTGTTGCATTATCGTCGCGCTTTGGGGGTAGGGGCATTTGTGTTGTCTGTGGTGCATACCACCCACATGATTCAACATTCATTAGACTGGAATTTTGCCGCCTTTTTCTTTTTACCGCCACAATTTCAAATAGGCATGGCTGCTGGTGCTGTAGCATTGATCTTAATGACCCCCGCAGCTTTTACAAGTTGGGAATCATGGCAAAAATCTTTAGGCAAGTACTGGCGACAGATTCATTTACTGAGTGTACCAGCTTTGCTGTTGAGTGCAATTCATGCGGTGTTGATTGGTTCCCACTATTTGGGTTCTCTACAGTCAACTTGGGGGAATATCATAGCAACAGTGCTGTTAGGAATAATAACTCTTAGCGTGTTGCTCGTTCGCTCGCACTTTTTTTGGTCAAAGTTAGCCGTAAAGCAGTTTTATGTCCCCCCTACCAAATCACGCTAA
- the tmk gene encoding dTMP kinase, whose translation MGGRFIVFEGVEGCGKTSQMQLCAEWLQNLGISVILTREPGGTELGVDLRRLLLQKAEDKPIAEVTELLLYAADRAQHVAQELKPKLAQGKYILCDRYVDSTIAYQGYGRNLDMNLIHQLNDIATGGLTSDITIWLDVDVEVGLARKRGENVGLDRIEQETIAFHRRVQQGYANLAASSPSRIIRVDGQLSKETVHKTIQEILSPHLKEWL comes from the coding sequence ATGGGTGGCAGATTCATTGTATTTGAAGGGGTTGAAGGTTGCGGCAAAACTAGCCAAATGCAGCTTTGTGCAGAGTGGTTGCAAAATTTGGGAATTTCTGTGATTCTCACCCGTGAACCAGGAGGAACAGAATTAGGTGTAGATTTGCGGCGCTTGTTGTTACAGAAGGCGGAAGATAAGCCAATCGCTGAGGTGACAGAGTTATTATTATATGCTGCCGATCGCGCACAACACGTTGCCCAAGAACTCAAACCTAAGTTAGCTCAGGGTAAGTATATATTATGCGATCGCTATGTTGACTCTACTATTGCCTACCAAGGTTACGGTCGCAATTTGGACATGAATCTCATCCATCAGTTAAATGACATCGCCACTGGTGGGTTAACCAGTGACATCACCATCTGGCTAGATGTGGATGTTGAAGTCGGACTAGCCCGAAAACGGGGGGAAAATGTAGGACTAGACCGGATTGAACAAGAAACCATCGCTTTCCACCGCCGTGTACAGCAAGGCTATGCAAACTTAGCTGCATCCTCTCCCTCGCGCATCATCAGGGTTGATGGTCAATTGAGTAAAGAAACTGTACATAAAACCATTCAGGAGATTCTCAGCCCACATCTAAAGGAATGGCTGTAG
- a CDS encoding M28 family peptidase, with protein MKKRIWLTLLVLVVVVIVGSRSSAFFEQRSSPEIVESAPVATPPPQPELQEVKDELQVSVDKLLAHIQQLNFQRYTKTERSRTRTYIINELRKSGWTPKLEKFSGGVNVFAERPGTDNTGDAILVAAHYDTVVGSPGADDNASGVAVILEIARLFASHPTPRTLQLAFFDLEEAGLVGSKAFVTNTQRLEKLRGVIVMDMVGYACYTAGCQQYPPGLPVTPPSDKGDFLVAVGDIENLSLLKAFNHADTKNLPSVLTIPIPLKGLLTPDTLRSDHAPFWYQGIGAVLVTDTANLRTPHYHQPTDTPSNIEQAFFVGAAQIVVNAVNTLVNSQ; from the coding sequence ATGAAAAAACGGATTTGGTTGACATTGTTGGTGCTGGTGGTAGTTGTGATTGTGGGTAGTAGGAGCAGCGCTTTTTTTGAACAGCGCTCTTCGCCAGAAATTGTTGAGAGTGCGCCAGTAGCAACGCCACCGCCACAACCAGAGTTGCAGGAAGTCAAAGATGAGTTACAAGTATCTGTTGATAAATTATTAGCTCATATTCAACAGTTAAATTTTCAACGCTATACAAAAACAGAGCGATCGCGCACTCGGACATATATCATTAATGAACTGCGAAAATCTGGCTGGACACCAAAGCTGGAAAAGTTCTCCGGTGGTGTGAATGTGTTTGCTGAACGTCCAGGGACTGACAACACAGGCGACGCAATTTTAGTAGCAGCTCATTATGACACTGTAGTCGGTTCTCCTGGTGCAGATGATAACGCCAGTGGTGTGGCTGTAATCTTGGAAATCGCCAGACTGTTTGCTTCCCACCCCACACCCCGGACTTTGCAGTTAGCTTTTTTTGACCTTGAGGAAGCCGGACTAGTTGGTAGTAAAGCTTTTGTCACCAATACTCAACGCCTGGAAAAACTCCGGGGTGTGATAGTCATGGATATGGTTGGTTACGCTTGTTATACCGCCGGCTGTCAGCAATATCCACCGGGATTACCTGTTACCCCACCCAGCGATAAGGGTGATTTTTTAGTAGCCGTCGGCGATATCGAAAATTTGTCTTTACTCAAAGCTTTTAATCATGCAGATACAAAAAATCTTCCCAGTGTCTTAACTATACCGATTCCTCTGAAAGGTCTACTCACACCAGATACACTGCGTAGTGATCATGCTCCATTTTGGTATCAGGGAATAGGTGCAGTATTAGTCACCGATACTGCCAATTTACGTACACCTCATTATCATCAACCTACTGATACACCCAGCAATATTGAGCAAGCATTTTTTGTTGGTGCAGCGCAAATTGTAGTCAATGCAGTTAATACTTTGGTCAATAGTCAATAA
- the holB gene encoding DNA polymerase III subunit delta' produces the protein MTNNPFAPLVGQKQAIELLTQAVKQNRVAPAYLFAGPDGVGRSLAARCFVELLFASVVEARLLPSLQQRLRQGNHPDLLWVQPTYQYQGQRFTAAQAAEKKLKRKAPPLIRLEQIREITEFLSRPPLEAPRNVVVLEEAQTMAEPAANALLKTLEEPGQATIVLITPSPESVLPTLVSRCQRIPFYSLDTTSLTQVLTQTGNQAVLQHPALLSLASGSPGSAIASYEQLQTIPPDLLQDLTTAPKSQRHALELAKRIDKDLETEAQLWLVDYLQQSYWQKRHLPGIISQLEKARKYLLVYAQPRLVWECTLLSVYQEFNI, from the coding sequence ATGACCAATAACCCGTTTGCACCACTGGTAGGACAAAAGCAAGCTATTGAGTTATTAACTCAAGCTGTTAAGCAAAACCGAGTAGCCCCGGCTTATCTATTTGCGGGGCCAGATGGTGTAGGACGGAGTTTAGCGGCGCGTTGCTTTGTAGAGTTGTTATTTGCATCTGTTGTGGAAGCGCGACTTCTTCCATCTTTACAACAGCGTTTACGTCAAGGTAATCACCCTGATTTACTGTGGGTACAGCCAACTTATCAATACCAAGGGCAAAGATTCACCGCCGCCCAAGCAGCAGAAAAGAAACTCAAACGCAAAGCACCGCCTTTAATTCGCCTAGAACAAATTCGAGAAATTACAGAATTTCTCAGCCGTCCTCCCTTAGAAGCACCAAGAAATGTGGTGGTGTTGGAGGAAGCGCAAACAATGGCGGAACCAGCCGCAAATGCTTTGTTGAAGACGTTAGAAGAACCAGGACAAGCAACCATAGTTTTGATTACGCCTTCCCCTGAGTCTGTATTGCCGACTTTGGTGTCACGCTGTCAACGCATTCCCTTTTACAGTTTAGATACAACATCTTTGACTCAAGTACTTACGCAAACCGGGAATCAAGCAGTTTTACAGCACCCAGCCCTGTTGAGTTTAGCATCTGGTAGCCCAGGGAGTGCGATCGCCTCTTATGAACAATTACAAACTATTCCCCCTGACTTACTGCAAGATTTAACAACAGCACCAAAATCTCAACGTCACGCGTTGGAATTAGCTAAGAGAATCGACAAGGATTTAGAAACGGAAGCACAACTATGGTTAGTGGATTATTTACAGCAATCCTACTGGCAAAAGCGGCATCTACCAGGGATTATCAGTCAACTAGAAAAAGCTCGTAAATACCTACTGGTCTACGCTCAACCGCGCCTCGTTTGGGAATGTACTTTATTATCTGTATATCAGGAATTTAATATCTAA
- the coaD gene encoding pantetheine-phosphate adenylyltransferase, producing the protein MIAVYPGSFDPITLGHLDIIQRGSRLFDLVIVAVLRNPNKVPLFSVQERLEQIRRTTKHLPNVEADGFDGLTVNYAQQRQAQVLLRGLRAISDFEVELQMAHTNKTLSTQIETVFLATSNEYSFLSSSVVKEIARFGGSVDHLVPPHIALDIYKCYNHNYPTANPTTTEITPPHQNMATAAPQEILQEQEM; encoded by the coding sequence GTGATTGCTGTTTATCCTGGTAGCTTTGATCCGATCACTTTAGGACACCTCGATATTATTCAGCGTGGTAGCCGTTTATTTGATTTGGTGATTGTCGCCGTCTTGCGAAATCCTAATAAAGTACCATTATTTAGCGTGCAGGAACGCCTAGAACAGATTCGCAGAACCACTAAGCATTTACCAAACGTAGAAGCCGATGGTTTTGATGGTCTGACTGTTAATTATGCCCAACAGCGACAAGCACAGGTTTTATTAAGGGGTTTACGAGCGATTTCTGATTTTGAGGTCGAGTTACAGATGGCCCATACTAATAAAACTCTTTCTACTCAAATTGAGACAGTTTTTTTAGCAACATCAAATGAGTATAGTTTTTTAAGTAGTAGTGTGGTAAAAGAGATTGCAAGATTTGGTGGTTCCGTCGATCATCTTGTCCCCCCACACATAGCTTTAGATATATACAAATGCTACAACCACAATTATCCAACGGCGAATCCAACTACAACGGAAATTACTCCCCCTCACCAGAATATGGCAACGGCAGCCCCCCAGGAGATACTCCAGGAACAGGAAATGTAG
- a CDS encoding sensor histidine kinase: MLQLIHNVFADNLFIPHGHCYLWQPGLVWLHTLSDFLIAVAYYSIPITLVYFVRKRQDLPFKWIFLLFGAFIVSCATSHVMEIWTLWHPTYWLSGFMKAITAFISIYTAIVLIPIVPQLLALPSPAQLEAANNRLKTEIIERKTAEAALLQIKADLENRVEERTNQLHQSMLASLATAAKAKDQAEKLQVALNDLANAQVQLIQTEKMSSLGQLVGGIAHEINNPVNFIYGNIHFIYEYTKALWQLIILYQQYYPKPAWEIAAYIQEIDLDFVQNDFEKILASIKNGADRIREIVLSLRNFSRLDEAEIKQVDIHEGIDNTILLLKNRLKGQGKHPDIDVVREYNNLPLVECYPGQLNQVFMNILTNAIEAAKESANKPLIQIQTKALDSSQVMIQISDNGCGMTEEVRNKIFDPFFTTKPIGSGTGLGMSISYQIINKHGGTLKCVSAPNEGTEFIICIPTRLKSST; this comes from the coding sequence ATGTTACAATTAATACATAATGTTTTTGCGGATAATTTATTTATCCCTCATGGCCATTGCTACCTGTGGCAACCTGGATTAGTTTGGTTGCATACACTTTCAGATTTCCTCATCGCTGTTGCCTACTATTCCATCCCCATCACCCTGGTTTATTTTGTTAGAAAGCGACAAGATTTGCCTTTTAAATGGATATTTCTACTATTTGGGGCTTTCATTGTCTCCTGTGCTACCTCCCATGTGATGGAAATCTGGACACTTTGGCATCCAACTTATTGGTTGTCTGGTTTCATGAAGGCAATCACTGCTTTTATCTCCATATATACAGCCATTGTCCTCATACCCATTGTTCCGCAATTATTAGCTTTACCTAGTCCTGCACAATTAGAAGCTGCTAACAACCGACTCAAAACGGAAATCATCGAGCGCAAAACAGCAGAAGCAGCTCTTTTACAAATTAAAGCAGACTTAGAGAATAGAGTTGAGGAGCGCACCAATCAGTTACATCAAAGTATGTTGGCATCCTTGGCTACAGCCGCTAAAGCTAAAGACCAAGCAGAAAAACTGCAAGTCGCTTTGAACGATTTGGCTAACGCTCAAGTCCAACTGATTCAAACAGAAAAAATGTCTTCTTTGGGTCAATTAGTTGGAGGTATTGCCCATGAAATTAATAACCCAGTTAATTTTATTTACGGTAATATTCACTTCATCTATGAATATACCAAAGCTTTGTGGCAACTAATTATTCTTTATCAGCAATACTATCCTAAACCTGCTTGGGAAATTGCGGCTTACATACAAGAAATTGATCTTGATTTTGTACAGAACGATTTTGAAAAAATTTTAGCCTCTATCAAGAATGGAGCCGATCGCATTCGGGAAATAGTTTTATCTTTACGCAATTTTTCTCGCTTGGATGAAGCGGAAATTAAACAAGTAGATATTCATGAAGGCATTGATAATACAATATTACTGCTAAAAAACCGCTTAAAAGGTCAGGGCAAACATCCAGATATTGACGTTGTTAGAGAATACAATAACTTACCTCTAGTGGAGTGCTATCCTGGTCAACTAAATCAAGTATTCATGAATATCCTGACCAATGCTATTGAAGCAGCCAAGGAATCAGCAAACAAGCCACTGATTCAGATTCAGACTAAGGCTCTAGATAGTAGTCAAGTGATGATTCAGATTTCTGATAACGGTTGTGGTATGACGGAAGAAGTAAGAAATAAAATTTTTGACCCTTTCTTCACAACTAAACCTATTGGTTCAGGTACTGGTCTAGGGATGTCGATTAGTTATCAGATTATCAATAAGCATGGTGGCACCCTAAAGTGTGTTTCTGCTCCCAACGAAGGGACTGAGTTTATCATTTGCATCCCAACTCGCCTCAAGTCTTCTACATAA
- a CDS encoding pyridoxamine 5'-phosphate oxidase family protein: MMETATADNGWVNTIDAENLEVISKAHSIIADNIYCSLSTCSVDGFPWVSPVFFAYDDSWNIYWSSAITSKHSQNIYHNHGRVAIAIYNSSFPEGSPEGLYFQGTACELNQNQAEQAFPLLANRARKPLLKTAADYLDDSPRRIYQFQSQQTWITGNRLLVNNQLIDTKIQINLFSN; the protein is encoded by the coding sequence ATGATGGAAACTGCAACTGCTGACAATGGATGGGTGAATACTATCGATGCTGAAAATTTAGAGGTTATAAGTAAAGCACATTCTATCATTGCCGATAATATTTACTGTTCACTATCCACCTGTTCAGTTGATGGTTTTCCTTGGGTGTCGCCTGTATTTTTTGCTTATGATGATAGTTGGAATATTTACTGGTCTTCAGCTATTACATCCAAGCACTCACAAAATATTTATCACAATCATGGACGAGTGGCGATCGCTATTTATAATTCTAGTTTCCCAGAAGGTAGTCCAGAAGGGTTATATTTTCAAGGTACAGCTTGTGAGTTAAACCAAAACCAAGCCGAACAAGCTTTTCCTCTGCTAGCAAATCGCGCCAGAAAACCACTTCTCAAAACGGCGGCGGATTATCTAGATGATTCTCCCCGGAGAATTTACCAATTTCAATCTCAACAAACTTGGATTACTGGTAACCGATTATTAGTTAATAATCAATTGATTGATACAAAAATTCAGATCAATTTGTTCTCAAACTAA